The Spirulina subsalsa PCC 9445 region ATGAGCCATTGTTGTTCCTTCCTGTTTCCTTCAGAGTGGTCTATTCTTCTTCGGTAGTCACTGTTTCAGAGGGGGGGGTATCCGCAACGGCGATCGCAGACCCATTGAGATTAATCGAATTCACCATAAAACGGGTCAATTCTTGGCGGTGTCCGCGTTTTTTGCGGGTTTTCTTCTTCGGTCGCATTTTGTACACAATCACCTTACGACCCCGGAAATTGCGAACTACCGTCCCTTCCACCGTCGCCCCTTCCACAAAAGGCTGACCGATTTGAACCTCCCCGTCATTGTTCACCAACAACACTTTATCTAAAGTGTGGGGACTGTCCCCTTCCACTGGGAGTAATTCAATATCATAAAAGCGACCGGGTTCCATGCGCAATTGCTTGCCACCCGTCTCTACAATCGCATAAGCCATAGTTATTCTTTCCTTTAAACGCCGTACAGGTAGCTAAATCACAGTTTCAGCCTTTGTCTAAACCTGATCCGAGCCAGTTAGACACGCAATCTCTTATTATACAGGTTTGGGGTCAATCTTCGCTAGGGGGAACCGTGGGAATCAAAGCGTCGGGAGTAGAGAGTTCCACCCCCACCCCCCGATCATAAATTTCCACATCCCACTGTCCATTCCGATTCACCTCAAAAGCAATAAAACGCCCATTACCGCTAATCGTAGGATGGCGCACTGTTGCTAATACATGGCGGGTAATAGCTTGGGCTTGAAAGTTTTGGCGGTCGTAAACAAAAATATCGGGTTTGCCCTGTTGTTCTGAGACGTAGACAATATAACGACCATCGGCACTAATATCCGGTTGATCCTGGAGAATGCCCGGTTGATTTAACCCGGGTAAGGGAATGAGTTGACGACGTTGCACATCGTAAAGCAAAATCCGGCGCTGGGCTTCTCGGTCTGAGGCGAAGACGAGATAACGGCCATTATAGGAGAGACGGGGGTGATATTCTGAGCGGTTGCTGTTGAGGGTTGCGCCCAAACCTTGAGGGGGGGGAGCCAGAGAAAGGGGTTGGGGTTGGCAACTACTTAGACCAAGAACCACCGTAAAGACTAAATAGACAACACCCAACCTCCTCACGTTCCTACTCCCCTGATTGCTCCTCGGTTTAAGCCATTTTGTTCACTTGACGAGCCATATCGCGGAAGCCTTTTAAACTGGGGCCGGGGCGACGTTTGGCGCGGGTGGTGGTGTACAGGAGATAGTCGGGGGCAAAAGTACCAGTTGCCGGAGGTTCTGGGGCTTTAGTGGGGGCGGGTTTTTCGGCGGCAACGGGGGCGACCGGGGCTTTAGTGGGGGCGGGTTTTTCGGCGGCAACGGGGGCGACCGGGGCTTTAGCGGGGGCGGGTTTTTCGGCGGCAACGGGGGCGGGAGCGGTGGGTGTTCCTGCGTCGTCGAGTTCTAGGTAGTAGGATTTTTTCTGGCCACCCAAGAGGCCACCGAGAAAGGAAAATAAACCGCCAAACAGTTTTTTAACGAAGTCGAACATAAAGCTGTTACTCCTTGAAAGGTTACTAAGGGGGGATGATGAAAAAAAGGCAAGATTGAGTTGCCGGAACAACTTCTGTTTGTTTCTTGTTATTTATAGGATAGGGGGAAGGGAAAAGTTAAGCAAATCTTTAGCTTCTCTGGGGGAAGTCCGGCGCTCTAAATTTAGGGTTTGCTGAACGTTCTCTCGGACCAGGGGCAATCTTGGCGTTGAGGGATGGGGTGTTAAGTCTGGGGTGGAATCTCGATTCAGGGGGGGGCGATCGCGGAAAGGCAAAAACCCCCCAACTCAAGCCAGACTTGCCCGGGTGTGCCTGCCGTATTGGATGGCCATGAAACCCGTTAGATACATCCACAAACTGTAGACAGCCGCAGGCACGGCCATATCTGGATTGTTCAATAAACCTGCTGTCACCGCGATTTTTCATCTCATCGGTAAAACCGAGAGCCTTTGCTGCGCAACGTTTCACGAACAAGCCGACATTTTAGGTAACGAGAGGTGAAAGTTTACTGTAAATTTTCCAACCGGATGCGTGGGTCAACGGTGCGGAGGAGTAAATCCGCTAATAAATTCCCTAGAATTAACATCGTCGCCCCCATCATTAATCCGCCGACGGCTAAATGGACATCTTGCCCCATGACAGCCTCTAAAATTAATGACCCTAAACCGGGCCAACTAAAGAAGAATTCGGCAATAAAAGAACCACTTAAGAGACTGGCAAATTCAAAGCCTAAAATCGTCACAAGGGGGTTGATGGCATTGCGTAGGGCGTGAACATAAATCACGCGGTTTTCTGGTAAACCTTTAGCCCGTGCGGTTTGAATATATTCTTGACGTAAGACATCTAAAAGAGAACCGCGAGTGAGGCGTTGTAGCCCGGCAAAACTGGTGATACTGAGGGCGATGGTAGGGAGAATCATGTGCCAGCCAATATCAACCAGTTTGCCTAAAGGGGGTAAGTCGGCGTGGTTAATGCTGGTCATGCCTCCGACGGGGAAGAGGGGGGAGGTGATTTGGGCGACAAAGAGTAAAATCAGACAGGTGATGAAACTAGGGAATCCTTGACCTAAATAACTAAGGACTCGTAAAACCCGGTCAGTGAGTTGATTTTGCTGGACTGCGCCGACAATACCTAGGGGAATTGCGATCGCCCAAGTAATAATAATTGAGGGAATAGACAGGAGAAGTGTCGCCGCCATCCGTTGCACAATCAGGTATTGCACCGACACACTATAGACGAAACTATAGCCGAAATTCAACTGACTGAGTACATTCGAGAACCAGCGCCAGTGCTGAATAAACCAAGGCTGATCTAGGGCAAACTGGTCAATATACTGCCGGATGACATCCTCCGAGACATTGGGATTTTCATACAGCAGTCGGTCGGCCGGATTACCGGGGTTAAACTGCATGACGAAAAAGATCATCACCGAGGCCAGAAATAGGGTCAGCATCCCTTGTAACAGTCGCTTGAGGATATAGAGAACCGTTTCATGGGTCACGATAGCCTTGAGGTAGAAGAAAGTATCCTTGAGGCGATCGCGCCATGTAAAATCCTGGGTAACAGTCATTGAGGTATGTTTGCTGGTTTATTGCTAATAACGAATCAAGGAAATAATCGGCACATCAGGCAAACAATCCCGCCCCTTGAGTGCCACCAACTCAATCACAAACGCAAAGCCAATTAACTCCGCCTTGCAAAAACCGACTAATTCGGCCGCCGCTTTAGCCGTTCCCCCTGTGGCCATTAAATCATCAACAATTAAGACCGTTTTCCCCGCTTCGATGGCATCTTGATGAATTTCGAGGCGGTCTGTGCCATATTCTAAATCGTATTCCACCGAATGGATCTCTCCTGGCAGTTTACCCGGTTTACGCACGGGGATAAATCCTGCCCCCAGTTGATAGGCGAGTAAGGGCGCAAACATAAATCCCCGCGACTCCATGCCAATAATATAATCTGGCGCGAAACCCGCCCCTTGGCACTGTTCCCGCAATAAGTCCGCCGTGGCGCGCAATCCCTCCGGTTGTCTTAACAGGGTGGTAATATCACGGAAAACAATGCCGGGTTTCGGAAAATCGGGAATATCCCGGATAAGTGTTTTAAGATCCATAAAAACATTTAGAGGATGTTGTCCCTAGGTACTAATAACATAGAAAATAGTACACTAGAAACCTGATGATGTTGGAATTCAGGTAAATTCCTGAATCCATCCGACAGCAGAGAACAAAACACAAGAGGTCACAGTCTGATCTGATGGTTTTACGCCATGGTGTTTAACCTCCCGTCCTTCTTCAGCCACCGCCTATTCCTAACCTCATGAGTCAATCTGTGAACATCCAGTCGGATTATAGCCCTCCTGCCCGTCCAACGCCTTTGATTTTGGACTCGCTGCCCAATCCTGCTCATATAGAAGGGTGTTCCCTTCGCGTTCAACAGAACCTCGATCTGATTCTGCTCGCCTTGGAAGCGTTGGAATTGGGCGGTTCGGAATATATGTTAGCCACCGCAGCCGAGTTAGAATTACAGGGTATTATTGAAAATCGTGTGGTGTTGTGGCGGTTACGTTGTACTAATCCTTGGCGTAAATCCTACACCCGGGAAAGTCTGACCTTAACTCAGGCTAAGGCTTTATCGGTCATTGCCAGTTATCGAGCGCGTCAACTAACGGTTTTGATTCGCCAGTTACTATTAGCCCAGCAACAAATTGCGGAGAAGGGCTTACCCTTAGAACAGCATTTTCGTTTGTCTGAATATTTGGAGCGGTTTCGGGCGCACTTTCGCAGTCGGATGAATCCAAAGCGGGCAAAGGTGGCCTTTTATTTAGACCATGAAGAGGAGTTAAATGAGTTAGCGTTATCTCTTTTGAGTAAGCTGCTCTTTTGTACGGGAACGGCGGGTACGCCCAGATTGTGGATGAGTCTATTTGACGGAGAGGTACGATGACCATTAAGCGACAGTATAGCCTGCCCAATTGCCGCCTCGTGTTGGAAGGCTTGAGTGATGAAGTGGATTTGACGGGGGAAAATGCCCGACCTCGGATGTCGATTTTAGTTAATGCAGAATGTCATTTTGCGGGGACAGAACAACAATTGACGGGGGGCCGAGATTTTTTAGAGGGTTTGATTAAAGGGGTGAGTGCCTATGCTCAGGAGTTTCTCAGTGGGATTGCTCACCCGGTTGACCCCAATAGTGCGCCGGAAATGGTGACGGTGACACGAGCGCATGATCCCAATTTGCACTATTTACGCTATCATCAGGTCTCGGCCGGGGAAGAAACCCAAACCTTGGAGTTGTCTTTAAATACGGTACAGTTGTTTGATTTGGTGGAGGCGATTGATCAGTTTTTGCTGGATAATCGCACGTTGCCGGATTTGGAGTTAAGTTTGCAACCTGTGAGTCGTCGTTATCGGAAGGCAGATGTTCCGGTGACGGAACGGGCGAAACCGATGGCGGTAGGTTTGGGGAGTTTGGCGATCGCAGCAGCCCTGTTTTTTGCCCTGCCGATTCCCGAGGTGGAGCGGCCAGAATCCCGTCAGGCTGGGGAAAATCAGGAACAAAGGTCGGAGACGGATCCCCGGGCGAATCTCCGACCTGTGGCCGAGATGGAGGTGGAGGAGGTGGTCGCGTTTTTAGCCCAAGCCCCGCTGCTGGAAGATCCTACGGAAATCCGCTATTTACAACGCCATCTTTTCCGGGAGTTAAATCGGGCTTGGCAGGAACGGGGGGGATTGACCCAAACCTTAACCTATCGGGTTTCTCTCACGCGGGATGGTTCCATTGTGGGGTATCAGGGCATCCAAGGCACGCCTCAAGAAGCCGCCCAACAAACCCCTCTAGCAGATTTGGCCTTTATTCCCATTGGTCGGGAAGGCCTAGAGGAAGGATTAGAGGAGGCGATCACACCGTTCCGAGTCGTGTTTACCAATCGTTCCATTTTGCAAGTCACCCCCTGGGAGGGGGAAGTGAGAAACGCCACCTTTGGCCCAGAAATTGAAGATCGTGCCATCCTGCGCCGTTTACAGGGTGATCTGCGTGAAACCTTGCGTCAGGCCTGGACGGAGGGGGACACCGAAGGGCGTTCCTTAATCTTCCGGGTAGCTGTGACAGAGGAGGGTGCGATCGCCGATTACGAAGCCCAAAATCAAGCCGCCTTCGACCTCGAACAAATCACCCCCCTCCCAGAATTAGTCAACCCAGCGGCCGCCGGAATGGGTAAAGAACAAGGAACTTGGGTTCCTCAAGAACCCCTCGGACAGTTCCGCGTGGTCTTCCGGGATCGAGATGTGTTAGAAGTGAGCGCCTTACGGGGTTTGTAGGGTAGGGGAAGTCATACCAATTTAATTGGAGTGGTATGCAGAAGGGAAATTTTCGGGAGTCCCGACTCCCGACTCCCAACCTTAACAAGTTAAGCTTAACTCGAAGAAATACCCGCCCCCCTGCAAGAACAGGTCTTTGAACAACTATTTGAGACGGCAGAAATAGCCCGATTGAGTCGAGAACAAATGCGCTCTTATGAGGATAGTTTGAAATACTACCGAGATTTAAAAAACTCGATGGATACCGCACGGGATGAAGGCAAAGAAGAAGGCATTGAGATTGGCATTGAGATTGGTCGGGAGGAGGGCATTGAGATTGGCATTGAGATGGCGGTAAAAACTGTTGCCCTTGCTCTTCTGCAAGAAGGGATTAGTGAAGAGATGATCTTAAAAACCACTGGCTTAACAGCAGACCAATTAGACCAACTGCGGCGGGAAGGCACCAGTGAGCTTGGATGAGTCTTGTTTACCCTTCTTATATATAGCGGGTCTATCTGGGTTGTGAATCTCTTTTGGAGGAAGAATGCAGGAGTTCAGAAATTCAGAAGTCAGTAGGGGACGAGCTTTGAGCCTCTAATTCAAAAATTCAGGGTTATGTAATCGCATTTCATAGTTAATGTTAATTGAGGCTTGCGATATGATTAATAGATAATCCGAAACTAATTCTTGATCCACACTTATGCACGGCTCTAAACACATTATCCCCCTAGCCCTCAGCCTCCTGCCCTGGGCTTACAGCACCCCCCTGCAAGCCCAAAGCATCACCCCCGCCCCCGATGGCGTTGGTACCCTCATCCACCACAACGGCAACACCTACCACATCCAAGGCGGCACCCAGGCCGGGGCTAACCTCTTTCACTCCTTCCAAGAATTCGGCTTAAGCCCCAACGAAATCGCCCAGTTCCTCAGTCAGCCCGACATCCAAAACGTGGTCGGGCGTGTTGTTGGTGGCAATCCCAGCCTGATTCAAGGCTTAATTCAACTCACAGGGGGCAACAGTAACCTCTACCTAATGAACCCCGCCGGATGGGTCTTTACCCAAGGCGCTAGTTTAGATGTCCCCGGTAGTTTTGGCGTAACTACTGCCAACCGCATCGGCTTTCATGACAGCTACTTCAACAGCCTAGGAAACAACGACTTCACCACCCTAACCGGAAACCCCAGCCAGTTAATTTTCGATAGTAGCCAACCCGGAACAATCCTCAACGCCGCCAATTTAAGCGTAGAAAAGGGCAGTTTATGGATGGTTGGGGGGTCAGTCATCAACACCGGAACCCTTGAAACCCCCAACGGCACCCTCACCCTAGCCGCCATCCCCGGACAAAGCCAAGTGAAACTAACCCACGACGGGATGAAACTGGGATTAATCCTAGAAGCGCTACCCAGTGATAGTATTAACCCCAATGCTCCCCTAGGATTACGACCCGAAGACCTACCCCGTTATCTAACCGGAGGGAGTGACATCGGCAGCGCCACAGGAGTAGAACTCGGAGATGATGGGCAACTGTGGTTAGTGGGTTCTCCCCTGCGCATCGAACAAGGAGAAGTGGTGATAGCTGGGAGAGTGCAAGCCCCAGACGTGCAGTTAATGGCCAGTGGGCGAGTAACCCCCCTAGACCCCCAATTAGTGCAAGGAGACAGCACAATCGTCGTCCGGTTTCCCCAAGCAGAGGGGACAAATATCCTCAACATTATAGATAGTCGGGCAGACCAGCCAGAAACCCTACTTTATGGGGGGGCAGAAGGAACGATTTCCCGTATTGTGTCACGACAGGAAGAAGGGATTCCTACTGTAACCACCTTATTAGAGCGCGTGAGAACAGAAGGGGGAAAACTGGATGGAGTCGCCATCACAGCCGAAGGACATGAGGGGAACTTCTGGTTAGGGAAGAATTGGCTAAATAGCGAAACCGTAGAACAGTATGGAGAGCAATTAGGGCAGTGGTCGAAGAGTTTAAAAGCCGGAGCGGATTTACTGATTTATAGTTGTTTCACAGCCTTGGGAGAACTGGGTCAGGGGTTTGTCCAGCGTTTAGGGGCATTGACGGGGCTGGATGTGGCGGCTTCGACCAATGCGACGGGGAGTGCGAAGTATGGGGGAGATTGGGAGTTAGAGTACAGGACAGGGGAGATAGAAGTGGGGACTCCCTTTAGGGCTGAAACCCTATTCAATTGGGAGGGTCGGTTAGCCACGTTTACGGTGGGGGATGTGGCAACTCCTACTCTAGAAGCTGCCATTACGGCGGCGAATGCTGATGCGAATGCTGATGCAGCGAATCCCCATACGATTCGATTTGCCCCCGGTATGACGGAGATTGTCCTAACGACTGCCTTAACGCCGATTATACGGGCTATGAGGATTACGGGGGACGGGACAAATGTCACGATTCGGCGGGATTCAACCGCCCCACAATTCCGTATTTTCTTAGTTAACGCATTTGCACCAACCACCTTTGAATATTTGACCATCCGAGGGGGTGCTGGGGAGAATTTTGGGACGGGAATTAACAGTTTTGGACAAGTGACCCTGAACTATTCCACCGTGACTGATAATCAAGCTAACCGGGGAGGAGGCGGGATTAACGGTGACGGCGGGGTAATCCTCAATCACTCCACAGTTTCGGGGAATTTTGCCAATGAAGACGGTGGCGGGATTCGGAGTCTGGCAGGAGTGACGCTGATTAATTCCACGGTTTCCGGCAATTCGGCGGGAACCAATGGCGGCGGGATTCGGAGCGGTGGGGTGACGCTGACCAACTCTACCATTGCCTTTAACACAGCTACTAATACTGGGGGGGGGTTAGCAGTTTTCAACAATAACACCCACACTTTCAACAACAGCATCATCGCCAACAACACCGCCCCCACCGCCCCTGATGTCGGAATTACCTCTGGCAATCATACCTTCACTATCAACCATAGTCTCATTCTCAGCACGGCTGACATGACTGGCACAGGAGTTCCTACCAACGGCGTGAACGGCAACATCGTTGGTGTTGACCCCAAACTCCTTCCCCTTGCCAACTACGGCAGCCCCACTCAGACTCATGCCCTTGCCCTAGATAGTCCTGCCCTCAATGCAGGGGATAATGACCTAGCCACAGGCTTAAC contains the following coding sequences:
- a CDS encoding adenine phosphoribosyltransferase, encoding MDLKTLIRDIPDFPKPGIVFRDITTLLRQPEGLRATADLLREQCQGAGFAPDYIIGMESRGFMFAPLLAYQLGAGFIPVRKPGKLPGEIHSVEYDLEYGTDRLEIHQDAIEAGKTVLIVDDLMATGGTAKAAAELVGFCKAELIGFAFVIELVALKGRDCLPDVPIISLIRY
- a CDS encoding DUF3038 domain-containing protein yields the protein MSQSVNIQSDYSPPARPTPLILDSLPNPAHIEGCSLRVQQNLDLILLALEALELGGSEYMLATAAELELQGIIENRVVLWRLRCTNPWRKSYTRESLTLTQAKALSVIASYRARQLTVLIRQLLLAQQQIAEKGLPLEQHFRLSEYLERFRAHFRSRMNPKRAKVAFYLDHEEELNELALSLLSKLLFCTGTAGTPRLWMSLFDGEVR
- the rplU gene encoding 50S ribosomal protein L21, with product MAYAIVETGGKQLRMEPGRFYDIELLPVEGDSPHTLDKVLLVNNDGEVQIGQPFVEGATVEGTVVRNFRGRKVIVYKMRPKKKTRKKRGHRQELTRFMVNSINLNGSAIAVADTPPSETVTTEEE
- a CDS encoding DUF4347 domain-containing protein, with the protein product MHGSKHIIPLALSLLPWAYSTPLQAQSITPAPDGVGTLIHHNGNTYHIQGGTQAGANLFHSFQEFGLSPNEIAQFLSQPDIQNVVGRVVGGNPSLIQGLIQLTGGNSNLYLMNPAGWVFTQGASLDVPGSFGVTTANRIGFHDSYFNSLGNNDFTTLTGNPSQLIFDSSQPGTILNAANLSVEKGSLWMVGGSVINTGTLETPNGTLTLAAIPGQSQVKLTHDGMKLGLILEALPSDSINPNAPLGLRPEDLPRYLTGGSDIGSATGVELGDDGQLWLVGSPLRIEQGEVVIAGRVQAPDVQLMASGRVTPLDPQLVQGDSTIVVRFPQAEGTNILNIIDSRADQPETLLYGGAEGTISRIVSRQEEGIPTVTTLLERVRTEGGKLDGVAITAEGHEGNFWLGKNWLNSETVEQYGEQLGQWSKSLKAGADLLIYSCFTALGELGQGFVQRLGALTGLDVAASTNATGSAKYGGDWELEYRTGEIEVGTPFRAETLFNWEGRLATFTVGDVATPTLEAAITAANADANADAANPHTIRFAPGMTEIVLTTALTPIIRAMRITGDGTNVTIRRDSTAPQFRIFLVNAFAPTTFEYLTIRGGAGENFGTGINSFGQVTLNYSTVTDNQANRGGGGINGDGGVILNHSTVSGNFANEDGGGIRSLAGVTLINSTVSGNSAGTNGGGIRSGGVTLTNSTIAFNTATNTGGGLAVFNNNTHTFNNSIIANNTAPTAPDVGITSGNHTFTINHSLILSTADMTGTGVPTNGVNGNIVGVDPKLLPLANYGSPTQTHALALDSPALNAGDNDLATGLTTDQRGAPGARIVGGTVDMGAFEWQGSVITPVAPVNQTVGSLPVNLDVSVKVTEAVFGIAPGVGASVNFTANGATGTFSNGTTVLTNGEGIATNFLNGTEALGNFSVLAAGAGSTPVTFDFAYAPPVVNPPVAPPPVVTPPVVNPPVVTPPVVTPPPVAPPPIPLDFARLRGIWLNPVEDKTPFELKQVLQSACATIPRLDVRASEESVSDGEELSSVRLDESCLRFQGD
- a CDS encoding ABC transporter permease, encoding MTVTQDFTWRDRLKDTFFYLKAIVTHETVLYILKRLLQGMLTLFLASVMIFFVMQFNPGNPADRLLYENPNVSEDVIRQYIDQFALDQPWFIQHWRWFSNVLSQLNFGYSFVYSVSVQYLIVQRMAATLLLSIPSIIITWAIAIPLGIVGAVQQNQLTDRVLRVLSYLGQGFPSFITCLILLFVAQITSPLFPVGGMTSINHADLPPLGKLVDIGWHMILPTIALSITSFAGLQRLTRGSLLDVLRQEYIQTARAKGLPENRVIYVHALRNAINPLVTILGFEFASLLSGSFIAEFFFSWPGLGSLILEAVMGQDVHLAVGGLMMGATMLILGNLLADLLLRTVDPRIRLENLQ
- a CDS encoding DUF4335 domain-containing protein, with the translated sequence MTIKRQYSLPNCRLVLEGLSDEVDLTGENARPRMSILVNAECHFAGTEQQLTGGRDFLEGLIKGVSAYAQEFLSGIAHPVDPNSAPEMVTVTRAHDPNLHYLRYHQVSAGEETQTLELSLNTVQLFDLVEAIDQFLLDNRTLPDLELSLQPVSRRYRKADVPVTERAKPMAVGLGSLAIAAALFFALPIPEVERPESRQAGENQEQRSETDPRANLRPVAEMEVEEVVAFLAQAPLLEDPTEIRYLQRHLFRELNRAWQERGGLTQTLTYRVSLTRDGSIVGYQGIQGTPQEAAQQTPLADLAFIPIGREGLEEGLEEAITPFRVVFTNRSILQVTPWEGEVRNATFGPEIEDRAILRRLQGDLRETLRQAWTEGDTEGRSLIFRVAVTEEGAIADYEAQNQAAFDLEQITPLPELVNPAAAGMGKEQGTWVPQEPLGQFRVVFRDRDVLEVSALRGL
- a CDS encoding TolB family protein, with protein sequence MGVVYLVFTVVLGLSSCQPQPLSLAPPPQGLGATLNSNRSEYHPRLSYNGRYLVFASDREAQRRILLYDVQRRQLIPLPGLNQPGILQDQPDISADGRYIVYVSEQQGKPDIFVYDRQNFQAQAITRHVLATVRHPTISGNGRFIAFEVNRNGQWDVEIYDRGVGVELSTPDALIPTVPPSED
- a CDS encoding PD-(D/E)XK nuclease family transposase, whose amino-acid sequence is MPAPLQEQVFEQLFETAEIARLSREQMRSYEDSLKYYRDLKNSMDTARDEGKEEGIEIGIEIGREEGIEIGIEMAVKTVALALLQEGISEEMILKTTGLTADQLDQLRREGTSELG